Part of the Citrus sinensis cultivar Valencia sweet orange chromosome 2, DVS_A1.0, whole genome shotgun sequence genome, TTTGGCCTTTTGAGATTTTGATAAAGGCAAATTGGGGAGTGTTGGGGATGGGAGACTAATTCCCACCCATTTGGGAGTCAGTCTTCCATTCTTCATTTCTAAATTGAGGTAGGTCCCATGATTCTGATTTTAATTTCCACttctattttacaaaataaacttCATCAATTATTCTAATTATGAATTCAGATTTTCCAATCCAGAAAGTAATCAGACCATGAAGATTCCAAGGGTCTTGTCATCAATGAAATTGTATTGCTCGAGTAGTCGACTTGCTACTGTCCGGCTGCAGGCACTAGGCAATTAACCAACCACCAAACGAGTCCTacattttcctttaattaatGCCAAATTAATTAGATCATGTCCCCAGTATCCATAGGTTGGTGGGTGCAATTACTGAGTCTCACCAAAATacattagttaattattaatgccACTCAATAATACTCTTTCTCGTaacatcttttatttatagccAGATCGATAGAGAGCATGCAGTTTCAAAACAGAAGAGCCAAAACCTGTAAATGTATGTTCTCTTGGcatgcattttaatttcaggTTTCACacttttaattaagttttcaCTAAGCACCTAGTTTCCTTCGAATTCAATTCATTGTATCTGCAAgccaataataattactattattattattattattcgcATGCAAAAGATAGTTTCTTTAcaagttttgtttcttactatattttattttttggttatatGGTAGGTTGACTTGAGTAATAATAGAGCGGAAGCAGCTGCCTTTGCAGAACAAACTGATACCAAACGAAGCAAGCAACATTGGTAAGATCAAGACTTTAAAAACTATTCACATGTTGGTAATTAGTTTCTTGTGTATTTTATCATGGGTCAGGCTACAGTGCAACTGTGataccgtgccacagttgcaccagcCGTTAGATCCACTCAAATGAGTGGGGTCCACTTGAATAAGTGGGAATTCAACGGTtgggtgcaactgtggcacggtaccacagttgcaccacagttttatccttttatcatatataatatatgtatacaGTGTTGTATCTGTTTTAGGTGTCTTTGTTTCTAAAATAACCAAAACGTAAATCTTTTGCCTACAAACAGAATCCAACTAGATTTGCTTAATGATATGTATATATGCTTAATGATGTGTCAAGAgttaatttaacaatttttcaagaaaGGATATAGgagatatgtatatatatatgcttctcgtttttgcttttttactgtctttatttttctattccGTTAATTTAATGGTgaaacaaattatatatatatatatatacagtgGCGAAGCTAGCACTATTTTTTAGGGTGggctagatttttttttaattcaattacttcacaaaaaaattattctatacaaaagaaattattaaaatacactagacaagtaaaaaattaataataaaattaaaaaaaatacaatgtaaataaaaaaaatactatcgACGAAATTTCGTCCTGCgattctttaaaaaagaaaactcataTATTATCgtatttgaattatattgtCTGCGATAATAATAcattagataattattaattattttatcaaaaaaatttgacaaaagtaTAAGCTAATAActaattcaaaaacaatatgAGCATGTGGGTGCGCCAAAGGCTGGCTGTCACTCATGAGGTGGCAACTTGATGACTTGAACAACTAAGTTTTagggaatttaaaatttagataattGAATCAATTAGTTAGGGATTTgagttaatttttcaatttagagaaaatagaTATTGactataattattagttatatttttatattttactataagttttttttaaaacaatgtataattaattaatattttttttcaagaaactAACCCGGGCTACAGCCCGGGTTAGCCTCCTCAAAGCTTCGCctctgtatatatatatatgtgctTTTATCGCTGCTATTGATTCCAAATTCTTGCGTCGAATGAGTACACCATCAGgagaattattttgattttcataaGCTGACGGAAGGTTTAAGATGGAAGTCAATTTAGTATACAAGCATAATCTAATGGTGAGTGTTTCTTTTTAGTTAGTATTTTTGTAGTAAGACTCTTGTTTTTATACTAACAGCTCAATATGTTTCTGAGTTGATGTTTAATGTTGTTTGTTTTAGGTTTTACATGGTGAAAAGGTGTTCGATATAGACTCaaacaattttcatttgaCGGTGAACCTCaaagaaatacaaaatcaTTAGAATTGAGGTCGTATATTATCCTGCAACCCATAAAAAATGATACCACTGAGCCATCGAGACTGAatctcttaaaaataatacttctGAAgattacataattaatttcatcgGAACGTTTCCTTTCAATGTGTGtatttccaaattttataGAGATGCCTATATGTCTGgtaaatgaatttgaaatacaaataaatttaggtGACAATCTTTGTGAGAATTATACAGTCCATTCGTTTTAGCTTCAATGGCCGgggatttatttttcatttcggTCTGAATGGTTTCGAATGTAAGCCATCAAGTTTTATTATGTAGCccctgtgaggttgtttgaaTTCAGGATGTCTAGAGTCCTGATGGGTTGTTGAAGTGAAACGAATCAAGACCGGAaattatagagtttataattttttacaaacttAAAACCTCAAGCAACTTATTATTAAGTAAACTAGACATTTACTTGTGTATTCAAAGGCTATTTTGGGGAGACaaagcataaaaaattataaaggatAGTGAGCAAAAGAAGGAAACGGAAAGGGGGAGAATAAAAGAGGGGAGTGGGGTGTTACCTAGGGAGGAGGGCTACTTGCTTCTCTATTATGTTTTTCTTAGAGGCAGAAGGATTTGGacaagctaaaaaaaaaagaaaaagagaaatccATTCTTCATGTTGGGATTGGGTTTTATTTTTGAGCTTTTGAtctctattttttgttttaaatagaaattatttatttttattatagtaAACCCATAAACTAACTTGAGTGTCGGAGGGTTCACTCCGGAAAAACTTCCGGCACCTCTTACCTTTTTTTGTGATTTCATGTATTCGTAGGTTAATCACTGGTGGTTGCAGACATTTTGACAATTGACCAGTCAATTCTCCACCAGATAAATTTAATGCTGGTGTAAGAATTTGATATTAAGTCACTAACCGATTAGATCAGATTTTGACAtcaacacataattaaataattattaaaactatGACAtggatttaatgaaaattttacaagtgatgaagagaaaaatcaaaagaatgaCAGAAGTTGGGAAACTTTCCATGATGATGATTAGAAGCTGGAAGATATGGATTGATGACtatttattacattaattgCTATATTTATTATTGGGCAACCAACAACATTAATGGCAGTTATTATGATTTGGAATTAACCAATATAttggttacaaaattatttgtcttatcttatttttgctgttctaataaaataatcagttgGACATAGTCCGAGTTTGGCGTTTGATAAATTATGCTGTTGAGAATGCATGTgctatgaattttaaaagttgaatgcctatattagttattattacGAGCTAAagagttattttattatataatcatCAAGATAAACATAAGTTACAAGCTCCCAAAACCTTAACAAATAAACATTTCGAAGATAAAAGtacaacttaaaaataaatgagctTACTGGTTAGACCAAAAATTTTGATACTGCTAGATATGGGTTTGATTGTAGTTGTGGACTAGCGGTTGTGTGTGGTTGTGGACTACGGTAACGATAATATATTAGAGCTATGATTTTAGATATAAAGTGCACTTGTTGGCAGTCGCATACATTGCATAttcaattaagaaattttgaaCTAGCACACAAATCTGGGCATGTTGCTCAAGACACTAACATTGAAACATTTTGCATAATGTAGTTAAAGAGTGCCTATATcgtacaaattttttttacagttCTTCGGGCTCAATCTTGCAAAAACATTGAGCTGCTGGAGATTTTCTAGACTCTCATACCTAAAAATTGAGGTGTCGAAACTGACATGGTTAGTAAGATTGTTACTTACAATCACTTTCTTCTAAGAATCTACCTTAAAATCTCAGCTAAGATTCTAACCCATCTGGTCTTCTCTAAAAGCAAAATTCAATGGGGGCCTATCTACTGACAATGTACCTTCTAATACCTTCACAACTTCGCCAATGGAAGGTCGTAAAAATGGTTGGCTTTGCATACACCACAATGATATCCTCAGGGCTCTCTCCACTCCTTCAGACACTCTATTGTCCTCTGAATTCAGTTCTCCGTTGATCTTGTTAACAAGATCGCGCAGATCGCTGCCTAATATGTCTGTCTTGCATGTAACAATTTGAAGCAACATTTCCCCAAACATGTAAATATCTCTCTCAGATGGGGACTCCAAAGAAGAAGCTGTCTCCTTTGCAAGTAAGCTTCTAAGCCCGAAATCTGTCACTTTAGGAACCAATTTTTCATCAAGCATGACATTTTCAAGCTTCAGATTCCCATGAGAAACACAAGTTTGGCATTCCAAGTGCAAATAAGCAAGGGCTCGAGCAACTCCTAGAGCAATATCAAGCCTCTGCTGCCAACTCCTTTCAACCTGAGCCTGCTCCATGTTGAATAACCAATTATCAAGAGAGCCATTTGGGACATACTCATAAATAAGAATAGCATGTTCAGACTCAAAACAGAATCCCTTTATTGATACAAGATGCCGGTGGTGCATTGCACCCAAGGTAGAAACTACCCTCCTGAAGTCTTTCTCAGTTGCTACAACGTTCATCACCTTGGCAATTACTGGCATTTTGTTGGGAAGTAAACCTTTATAAACAGAGGGGCCGAGTTGATTCCCAAAGTTTGCAGTCAGCTCTCTCACCTCTTCATAGGACAATCTGATGAGAACACTGTAATGTGGGTTCATTTGAGCATCTTTTCCAAAAGGGATCCTTGTTTGAGCCTTAGTTTTACGTCTCCGATACATAACCCAAAACACAAACATCTCAATGCTCAAAAAGGCTGAGACTGTCACCAGAATTATCAAGGAAATGGCTCCCACAAAAGCTTTACCATCGCCACTACGTTCATCTAATCCTTTAGATGAAATAGGAATTGGCTTGACATTGTTGTGAGGATTAGCACCTCTAGCAGAAACTGCCTGAGGGACCAAGCACACTTTCAAGAAAGAATTTGCAGGAGTAGATGGTTTCCTATATCCACTAATAAAGCTTGTTCTTTTGATTGTGCAAAGCCCTGAACCATCGTTCTTTGAAGTTACTGCAACGCAAGTAGAGTCATTGGAGCAGAACTCCTTACAGGCTTCCTCGCTCAGCATCAAATCAACATCTAGAGGAGGATAAAGACCATAAAGAACTGTCTGCTTCAGAATCATCATGCTGGTATTCAACCTGCAGTTCCCCAAATCCACCATTTTCCTGCAGCCAGTATTGACTGTATCCACCGCAGGCAGGTCATTTCCCCAATTTACAGAAGCCTCCGACAGACAATCACAAACGGTGGCCGTGGAATTGTACCCACATACACTGTACAAACCACAAAAGCCAAACACATCACACTGGTTCTGAACTGCTTGCCACCCTACCCTCCACACATGAGCCTCATTGTCCCACGAGTAAATTCTCAAATTCCCATCTGAATCAATCCTAAGATGCCTCAAGACCACAGAAGGGTCTCCAAAATCCTTACTCGACGCGGACCAAACCGTCTTATTACTGGCATCGAAAAGCCGCAAAACACCAATAGAATCAAACCTTGCTTCCTTAGCAACACCATAGGAGCTCAAATGAGTCCTCCAGTAAGTCACATTGCTTTCCCACACAAGAGCAAGCTCACCAGAACGGCGTATCACAAAATTGTAATAACTAGAGATGGATTTTGTTGAAGGCGCTCTTAAGACCCGCGGAAAATGGAAAGACTGACCAGGAAGGAGAGTGTTCGTGGGGCTATTAAAGCTCTCCCAAAGCACATTATCTTCACTACCCATTAACAGTAAGTTCCCATTGTTCAATAAAGTAGCTTTTTGAACACCTAAATTAGAAGTATTACTGCTCCAAACAATCAAACCACTAGGGttttcaaacaaaatcaaCCTACCATCCAAATTGAGCCTAATTGTAGAGTTCTCAGAAACTCTAAGACCACCACCAATAGCCCAAACAGGCAGATTTGcagctttatcttttaaattaaacctAATCCCCACAACAAATCCATCACTATCACTATATTTTGAGCTAGTATCCAAGAACCCAAATGCAAAGACACCATTTTCAGACACCCAAGTTTTGCTTTTATCAAACCCAGAAACCTCAAAACCAAGAGGTACCGAAACCATAGCAAGGTCATCACATATGCCACTAAATGCAAAACCCAGAAACAGAAACACAACCAAAACAGAACTAAACCTGCTAAAGCAGCAAACTTTACCACACTTACCGTGAAAATGCTTGATGGGTAGCTCAGGATTCAGCTGAGCCAGCAAAATTTCACACATTTCAgcagcaaaaaaaaatggtgcCAAACTTAGCTTGTATTCAGAAGGGAGGGAGCGAGTGAGTGTAAGTAGCAGCAAGTTAACACTAGTAGCTAGAAAGAGATGAGGTGTGAACAGTGAAGAGAATATTTGAGAGGTGGATATAAAGTCACGGGAAAGAAAGACATGAGAGGAGGGAATgagtgctttttgtttttgggttCAACTTTTGATAAAAAGTGAGCGATTTTTTGAATGTTTGGGAACTACAACGTGAGAAGATACAGcaaaatttttgtcttttctgCAGCAACCGAGGttcttttcatatattttcttCCACTTTCTACACTTTACGgatttttaatagataaatttgaaaatcatgctgatcttttttcaaattttaatgatgttCTGCACTTTAtactgaaagaaaaaaaaaattaacttgatataattatttagctGGGAAAGATTGATGCTATATTTAGCAATCCGGAATAAAGATAGGGAATCaga contains:
- the LOC107178369 gene encoding G-type lectin S-receptor-like serine/threonine-protein kinase SD3-1 translates to MCEILLAQLNPELPIKHFHGKCGKVCCFSRFSSVLVVFLFLGFAFSGICDDLAMVSVPLGFEVSGFDKSKTWVSENGVFAFGFLDTSSKYSDSDGFVVGIRFNLKDKAANLPVWAIGGGLRVSENSTIRLNLDGRLILFENPSGLIVWSSNTSNLGVQKATLLNNGNLLLMGSEDNVLWESFNSPTNTLLPGQSFHFPRVLRAPSTKSISSYYNFVIRRSGELALVWESNVTYWRTHLSSYGVAKEARFDSIGVLRLFDASNKTVWSASSKDFGDPSVVLRHLRIDSDGNLRIYSWDNEAHVWRVGWQAVQNQCDVFGFCGLYSVCGYNSTATVCDCLSEASVNWGNDLPAVDTVNTGCRKMVDLGNCRLNTSMMILKQTVLYGLYPPLDVDLMLSEEACKEFCSNDSTCVAVTSKNDGSGLCTIKRTSFISGYRKPSTPANSFLKVCLVPQAVSARGANPHNNVKPIPISSKGLDERSGDGKAFVGAISLIILVTVSAFLSIEMFVFWVMYRRRKTKAQTRIPFGKDAQMNPHYSVLIRLSYEEVRELTANFGNQLGPSVYKGLLPNKMPVIAKVMNVVATEKDFRRVVSTLGAMHHRHLVSIKGFCFESEHAILIYEYVPNGSLDNWLFNMEQAQVERSWQQRLDIALGVARALAYLHLECQTCVSHGNLKLENVMLDEKLVPKVTDFGLRSLLAKETASSLESPSERDIYMFGEMLLQIVTCKTDILGSDLRDLVNKINGELNSEDNRVSEGVERALRISLWCMQSQPFLRPSIGEVVKVLEGTLSVDRPPLNFAFREDQMG